The segment CTTTGCCGATGTTGAACTTACAAAGAGCAGCCCGGCAATAAGCGGCACCATTGAAAATGTTCCACAGGGAGATACAACACTGATCGAGAGGTCAGTGGAACTTGTCCTTGAGCATTTTGACATTGAGATGGGAGGCACTGTCCACACCAGCAGTGAAGTACCATTGGCAAGCGGCCTCAAAAGCAGTAGTGCAGCTGCCAATGCAACTATCCTTGCAACCCTTGATGCCATTGGCGAGACAATGGAACCCATGGACGCAGTACTTCTTGGCGTAAGGGCTGCAAAGGATGCAGGAGTTACCATCACAGGTGCCCTTGATGATGCCTGTGCTTCTTTTTTTGGCGGTATCGTAGTAACGGATAACAGGAAGAACGAGCTGGTCAAACGCGCAGAGAAAGAGATGGACGTGATCATCTTTGCGCCTGACAGGCAATCTTTCAGTTCACAGACCAACGTGCAGAACTCTGAGCTAATAGCTCCCTGGGTGGATATGGCATACGAGCTTACACTGGAAGGCGAATATGAAAAAGCCATGACGCTTAATGGTTTCCTCTATTGCGGAGCACTTGGATTCAGCACCGACATAATGATGGATGCACTGAGGATCGGGGTGAAAGGCGTTAGCTTATCAGGCACAGGACCCGCTTATTCTGCACTTGTGGAGAAGGACCTTGCAGAAGAGCTTATAAAAATATGGAAAGAGTGTGGTACGAGCGGAAAAGTCATAAATACCAAGATTAATAATGAAGGTTTAATGAAACCTTAATTTACGTGGGTGAACATGACCGCTATAGATGAAGTTCGCAGTAAGATCGAGAAACTCGATCAGGACATTATAAGCCTGATCGCGGAAAGGACCGATCTTGCAGAAGAGGTCCTGGAAAGCAAAAAGGAAGAACACCGTTCTATCAATGATGATACACAGAACCAGGTAGTTCTTGACAGGGCAGCCAACATTGCAACCGAAAAAAACCTTGATTCCGGCGCTGTAAAAGAAATATATGAGATCCTGATCAGGATGAGCATTGAGCGCCAGCATGAACTTAGCGGGGAAGGAAACCTTCCCTGAATGGAGAGACAAAATATGGTAGACATTTCAATACTAATGGGTTCCGAGTCAGACCACGCAATCGCAAACCGTGTTACAAAGGTGCTGGATGATACAAAATATTCATATGAGGTTAATGTGATCTCCGCACACAGAGACCCGGAAAAACTTGAGAATCACATCGCTGCCAGTGATGCAAAGGTCTTCGTTGCCATTGCAGGCCTCTCAGCTGCCCTCCCGGGAGTGATCGCTTCCAAGACAATGAAACCTGTCATAGGTGTGCCTGTCAGTGCAAAGCTTGGCGGACTTGATGCATTGCTCTCTGTTGTGCAGATGCCACCGGGAGTGCCTGTTGCCAGCGTTGGTATCGATAACGGTGCAAACGCCGCAAAGCTCGCAATAAGGATACTTGACCTTATTGAATGATAGAGCTGATGAAAAACGATCAAAAAAAAGAAACTTAAATTCCAGTATAAATGGATAATCGGGTAGGTAGGCTACTACCCATCTTTTCTATATTTTTAACAAGCTTCACACTTAATTAGTTTTTTTTATCTATTGCTAAAAATCCATAGCAGAATGCAGACTTCATAGCAATCTTAGCATTATGCCTATGAAGAGATCATCCGATCATAAACAAAAAATACATCTGAAAACATACCGTCTCATACCTTTCAGAAAGGTTTGAAATAGTTAAATATATTTACTTGAATGCCTCTAGTATAATAATAGCGAAAATTCTCGAAATAATTATGTTCATACATATTTCCTGTAGAAAACTGCATATCATACTGTTTAAAATGTGAGTTAACCATGGACAACGAAATGACTGCTAATGAAGAAGCCGAACTTTTCGGTGAAGATTTTAACACTACAAGTTCAATAGATGTGCCTGAGTTGCTGATAGACCAGGTCATCGGGCAGGACCACGCCGTTGAAGTTGTAAAGAAAGCAGCCAGCCAAAGGCGTCATGTAATGATGATAGGTACTCCGGGTACCGGTAAATCAATGCTTGCAAAGGCAATGGCTGAACTTTTGCCAAAGGAAGAACTTGAGGATATAATGACATATCCGAATCTTGAGGACAATAATAACCCCAAGATCAGGGAAGTTCCTGCCGGAAAAGGCAGGGAGATCGTACTGGCCCACAAGATGGAATCAAGAAAAAAAGCCCAGTCACGCAACATGCTGATGATGTTCCTGGTCTTTGGTATTGTGATGTATTCCTTTTACGTCGGCCAATTACTGTGGGGTATCATTGCAGCTATCATGATACTGATGCTGACAAGACAGTTCATGCCAAAAGAAGAGATGATGATACCAAAGCTCATCGTTTCAAATTATCAGAAAGAGCACGCACCATACATCGACGCAACAGGAACACACGCTGGTGCACTTCTTGGAGATGTCAGGCACGACCCATTCCAGTCAGGCGGACTTGAGACACCTTCCCACGACAGGGTCGAGAGTGGAGACATTCACAAATCACACAAAGGTGTTCTCTTCATTGATGAGATCAACACCCTCAAACTTGAATCCCAGCAGAGCCTGCTCACAGCACTGCAGGAGAAAGAATATGCAATTACCGGCCAGTCCGAACGCAGTTCCGGTGCACTGGTAAAGACAGAGCCTGTACCATGTGATTTCATCATGGTAGCAGCAGGTAACCTGGATGCTATGGAAAAGATGCACCCTGCACTTCGCTCACGTATCAAGGGCTACGGATATGAGGTCTTCATGCGGGATTCCATGGAAGACACCATTGAAAACAGAAAAACACTGGTTCGCTTCGTAGCACAGGAAGTTGTACGCGACGGACACATCCCTCCATTCGATAAGGAAGCCGTGAACGAGGTCATAAGGGAAGCAAGAAGAAGAGCAGGCCGTAAAGGTCATCTCACACTTAAGTTCCGTGACCTTGGAGGACTTGTAAGGGTTGCAGGTGATATCGCTCACTCCGAAAATGCAGAGGTCACAACTGCAAAGCATGTCCTTGCAGCAAAGAAGATCGCACGTTCCATTGAACAACAGCTCGCAGACAGCTATCTGGAAAGGCGTAAGGACTACCAGCTCTTTACAAAGATCGGAGCATCTGTAGGAAGGGTCAACGGTCTTGCGGTCATGGGTGGAGATTCAGGAATTGTGCTTCCGATCATGGCAGAGGTCACACCAACACAATCTGCTGATGAAGGGCACGTTATCGCCACCGGTATGCTGAAAGATATTGCTAAGGAAGCTGTCCAGAACGTCTCAGCGGTCATCAAGAACGTTACCGGTGAGAACGTGATCAATCACGATATCCATATCCAGTTCGTAGGTACCTATGAAGGCGTGGAAGGTGACAGTGCATCAATATCAATCGCAACCGCTGTGATATCCGCAATGGAGAACATTCCGATAGACCAGACAGTTGCTATGACAGGTTCACTATCTGTAAGAGGAGATGTACTTCCGATCGGAGGTGCCACCTACAAGATAGAGGCTGCAGCACAGGCAGGTATCAAGAAGGTCATCATTCCAAAGTCCAACGAAGCTGACGTCCTTATTGAGGAGAACTACAAGGACATGGTCGAGATCATACCGGTTACAACCATTGCCGAAGTTATCGAACACAGCCTTGTAGGTACTGACAAAGCAGATATTGTCGAAAAGCTGAAGAAACTGACCGAAATGAACGCCATTCCTAAATCCGAAATGGAAGCGCTCACAGGAAGCGACAATGTCTGAAGTTTGTTTTTACGACGTCAGGGTGATCGATGGTACATCCACCTCGATCGTCCTTGACAACGGAAATATTGAAGAGATATCTGTAAACTACAGCAGGGGTTGTGGGGCCCGGGCATTATGCGGAGGCTCCTGGGGATTAACCACAGCAGAAGGCAACTTTGACATCAAAGATGCCATCACTTCTGCTTCAGAGCTTGCAGGGCAGATGGACACAATCTCACCAAAGGAGAAAATTGAGCTCAAATCCATGGAAGCTCCTGTTCTAAAGGACATCCCCGTCGCTGAGATCGATCCACAGGATATTCCTATTGAAGAGAAGGTCCAGTTGCTGAAGGACATTGACAGCCACGCAAAAGTGGACGGTATAAGCAGCACTTCCGCAGTCTATTCTGAGACCTCTGTTAAAATGCAATACATCAATTCAGAGGGCATTGATTGCGAATATGACCTCATAAGGACCGGTTTCGCCATCAGTGCAGTAGCAAGTGAAGGCGGAGTATATCAGGTCGGCAGGGAAAGCCGTTTTGGAGTCTCCGGCTATGAGCTTTTCGAGAAGAACGACGTTTTTGCTCTCGCAGAATCAGCAGGTAGAACGGCTGTAGAGCTGCTCGGTGCAAAAGCTGCAAAGGGTGGAACACTACCCGTCATACTTGACCCTGAACTTGCAGGCGTATTTGCCCATGAGGCAGTGGGCCATGCTTCCGAAGCGGACCTTGTCCTTGAGGGAAGTTCCATACTTGCAAACCGCATAGGTGAACAGATTGCATCACCGCTTATCAACATAATAGATGACCCCACCTTACATGAATATGGTTACTATCCTTTTGATTCAGAGGGTGTACAGTCATCAAAGACCACGCTCATAAAAGATGGTGTCCTGAACTCATACCTGCATTCACGGGAAACAGCAGCAGCCCTTGGAGGAACTCCAGGGAATTGCCGTGCACAGGGATATTCATCACCTATCGTCAGGATGAGCAACACATACATCGACAACGGCGATTCTAACTTTGACGAGATGCTCGAGGAAGTAAAGGACGGAATGTATCTTACCGGCTCACGTGGTGGCCAGGTCAATACAGGAGAGGGAATATTCCAGTTCAATGCCGAGAAAGGCTATCTTGTCGAGAACGGGGAAGTAACAACATTGCTACGTGATGTATCCCTCTCCGGCAAGACACTTGAGATACTTAACAATGTAACACTGGTAGGGAACGATCTTAAGATGCATTCGGGAAGATGTGGAAAAGGCGGCCAGCTTGCACCTGTATCGGATGGTTCACCACACATCTCCATCTCAAAAGCACTGGTCGGAGGTGCCTGATATGTTCGATCTTGCTGAAAAGACACTTAAAATAGCTGAACAACTGGGTGCCGATGAAGCCGAAGTATTCATCATTCACAACCGTTCCATCACTGCAGACCTGAAAAGGAGAACTATCGAATCAGGTAAAGAAAGGGTCAGTGAAGGAATAGGTATCCGCACTATCGTCAATGGTGCAGTCGGTTTTGCAAGCACTAACATGGTGGAGCGCATCGATGATGCTGTAAAAGTAGCCGTATCTTCTGCCAGGATAAGGGAAAGTGATCCGGACTGGACAGCCCTGCCCTCAAATTCAAAATATCCTGAAGTATCGGGGACCTTTGACAAAAGAATAGACGAGATTGGGCTTGACGAGTGTATCTCACTTACCGGAGAGATGATCAATGGTGCATTGTCCATACCAAACGTCAACACGACCTCAGGAAGCTTCTCTACAACAGTAACCAGACAGATGATAATGAACACCAACGGTGTTGAAGTGGTCGATGAAGGCACAGGAGTTTCCGGTTTCGTGGATGTGATCACAACAGAAGGAGACATCTCCACAGCCTATGACTTCGAAGTCTCACGCTCTCTTGACATTAATACTTTCAATATCGGGAAGAATGCTGCAGAGCTTGCATTAAGATCACAGAACGGCATGTCCATCGAACCGCAAAAGACAAATGTGATATTACATCCATTCGCATTCTCAGATATCCTTGGAAATACGTTCGAACCATCCCTGGATGCTGACAATGTACAGAAGGGAAGATCATCACTTATAGGGAAGATCGGTGAGAAGATCGCCACATCAGAACTTACAATGATCGACGATGGAACTCTACATGGAGGGATCGAAACCTCTATCTCCGACGAAGAAGGCACACCTTCACAGCGAACCACCATTATCGAGAAAGGGGTTTTCAGCTCTTACCTCTATGACAGTTACACTGCAGGAAAGGATAAGACCACAAGCACAGGAAATGGAATACGCCACTCCTATGCTTCCACGCCTTCAATAGGCTCACGCAACCTAATTATGGAACATCCGCAAAGCGACATCATTGATGAAACTGAGGAAGGAGTCTTTATCAATACAGTAATAGGTGCCCATACGGCAAATGCTATTTCCGGAGATTTCTCAGTAGAGGCCAGGAATGCTTTCACAATAAAGGACGGAGAAATAGACAAACCGATCAAGTCCCTTATGCTTTCAGGCAATATCTTTGACATGCTCAGCAATATAACAGGAGCTGGAAAAGATATTCGTAAGGTTGGTGGAACAGTAACGCCCTCACTGAAGATATCAAACATGAGCATTGTAGGATGAAGATGTGAATAATTTCGCTATCAAGCATAACCAGATACTATAATAGTAATGATTATATATTGTTCATTACAATAATGACTCTGTAGAAGAGACCCTGTTACTAGGTGTTAATATGGCTGAGAATGGTAGAACAAAAATACTTGTTGTCGACGACGAACCTGATAATGTCGAATTACTTACTGCATACCTATCATATGATTATGATATAATTCCAGCATACAGCGGCAGGGAAGCTCTTAATATACTGGAAAATTTACAGCAGGACCTTCCGGATCTTGTCCTGATGGATATTATGCTAAAGGACGGAATGGATGGTGTGGAAGCTGCTGACCATATCCATGTCAACTACAACATCCCATTGGTCTACATCACCGCATATGCTGATGAAAGCATTATGCAAAGGGCTAAGCTGACAGAACCTTTCGGATACATACTCAAACCTTTCGAGGAAAGTGAACTCAGAACCAATATCGAGATCGCCCTCTACAAACATGAGATGGAGAAAAAACTGAAAGAGAGTCAGAAATGGCTTACTGCAATACTGAACAACACAGGCGATGCAATGATCGCCACTGATGAAGCAGGTTATGTGAAGTTCATGAACCCATTCGCAGAAGCACTTACCGGCTGGAAGCAGGATGAAGTCCTCGGAAAACAACTAAAGGACATATTCTATGTGGAAAGTGAAGAGACCGGCAATGCCGTTGAGGACCCTGTCGAGAAGGTCATGCGTGAAGGCGCTTTCTACGGACTGGCAAGCCAAACACTCCTCGTCACAAAGAGCAACGCAAGGATTCCTGTCGATATCATAGGATCTCCTATCAAAAGCGAGAACGACAAGCTGCTAGGAGTACTGATAACCTTCAGTGATATTTCCGAGAGGAAAAAGATCGAGAATCTTATCTACAAAGAAGGAATGTGATCGGGATTTTTATTATTCAAATTACTTCTTAATATTTATTTTTTATCTAACATGGTAGTCTTTTGATAGTACACATATGAAATCGATAGCAATATAAGTACTACAATAACTACTATTGCAATAAACAACATATTTGATTCTGAATCAGTTGTCTCTTCAGACCCAGTTACGTTAATGTCTTCTTCGGAGTGTTCAGTGATAGTAACAGTACTGGATACATTAACAAGACTGTGATCCCCTTCTGTTGAAACGGCATCGTAGCCTAGAGCACCATTGCCAATATCCGCCACAATAGCAAATGGTGAGAATCCCGGAGTTTCTGCTTCAAAGTAGATGTATGATCCATCTTCTCCGATCTTTCCGGTATTAAGAGCATTCCACCTGTTTTCACTGTGCCGATATAATATAATAGAATCCTCGCCAACATCATTCTCTGCCAACCAGTCCTTTGCTACACTAAAACCTATTACAGGATCAGCAATGTTATCTTCTGTAGCAAAACCTGATTTACCGACCCAGATGTTAAGGTTGCTATAAACAATTCCGGGGGCGCTTGCATCTACCATTGCAGATCTGCTTTTAAGTACCTCGATAGTTGTTGAGGTCCTCTGATAATTTCTCACTGCAGAGAAGTTTATGTACCGAATTGGATTCTGCTCATCATTGAAGACATAGCTAATTGAAAGCCCACCTATGATGTTCTCTGTTTTAACATCCTTGAATGCGATGTTCTCAAAAGCTTCACCTGTAGCTCCACTTCCCCCACCTCCACCACCACTACTGGAAGACTGACTACTAGATGAAGAATCATCAGACTTCGTAGCAACTGTGTTGACACTTAGATTTACCCAGCTGGAATTGATGTTACCTGAAGTATCAACAGTACGGG is part of the Methanococcoides methylutens MM1 genome and harbors:
- a CDS encoding shikimate kinase, whose protein sequence is MTLTGHAYALGAGTIINAIATWKGAAFGVDLKTFADVELTKSSPAISGTIENVPQGDTTLIERSVELVLEHFDIEMGGTVHTSSEVPLASGLKSSSAAANATILATLDAIGETMEPMDAVLLGVRAAKDAGVTITGALDDACASFFGGIVVTDNRKNELVKRAEKEMDVIIFAPDRQSFSSQTNVQNSELIAPWVDMAYELTLEGEYEKAMTLNGFLYCGALGFSTDIMMDALRIGVKGVSLSGTGPAYSALVEKDLAEELIKIWKECGTSGKVINTKINNEGLMKP
- a CDS encoding chorismate mutase, which encodes MTAIDEVRSKIEKLDQDIISLIAERTDLAEEVLESKKEEHRSINDDTQNQVVLDRAANIATEKNLDSGAVKEIYEILIRMSIERQHELSGEGNLP
- a CDS encoding AIR carboxylase family protein, coding for MVDISILMGSESDHAIANRVTKVLDDTKYSYEVNVISAHRDPEKLENHIAASDAKVFVAIAGLSAALPGVIASKTMKPVIGVPVSAKLGGLDALLSVVQMPPGVPVASVGIDNGANAAKLAIRILDLIE
- the lonB gene encoding ATP-dependent protease LonB, which translates into the protein MDNEMTANEEAELFGEDFNTTSSIDVPELLIDQVIGQDHAVEVVKKAASQRRHVMMIGTPGTGKSMLAKAMAELLPKEELEDIMTYPNLEDNNNPKIREVPAGKGREIVLAHKMESRKKAQSRNMLMMFLVFGIVMYSFYVGQLLWGIIAAIMILMLTRQFMPKEEMMIPKLIVSNYQKEHAPYIDATGTHAGALLGDVRHDPFQSGGLETPSHDRVESGDIHKSHKGVLFIDEINTLKLESQQSLLTALQEKEYAITGQSERSSGALVKTEPVPCDFIMVAAGNLDAMEKMHPALRSRIKGYGYEVFMRDSMEDTIENRKTLVRFVAQEVVRDGHIPPFDKEAVNEVIREARRRAGRKGHLTLKFRDLGGLVRVAGDIAHSENAEVTTAKHVLAAKKIARSIEQQLADSYLERRKDYQLFTKIGASVGRVNGLAVMGGDSGIVLPIMAEVTPTQSADEGHVIATGMLKDIAKEAVQNVSAVIKNVTGENVINHDIHIQFVGTYEGVEGDSASISIATAVISAMENIPIDQTVAMTGSLSVRGDVLPIGGATYKIEAAAQAGIKKVIIPKSNEADVLIEENYKDMVEIIPVTTIAEVIEHSLVGTDKADIVEKLKKLTEMNAIPKSEMEALTGSDNV
- a CDS encoding TldD/PmbA family protein; protein product: MSEVCFYDVRVIDGTSTSIVLDNGNIEEISVNYSRGCGARALCGGSWGLTTAEGNFDIKDAITSASELAGQMDTISPKEKIELKSMEAPVLKDIPVAEIDPQDIPIEEKVQLLKDIDSHAKVDGISSTSAVYSETSVKMQYINSEGIDCEYDLIRTGFAISAVASEGGVYQVGRESRFGVSGYELFEKNDVFALAESAGRTAVELLGAKAAKGGTLPVILDPELAGVFAHEAVGHASEADLVLEGSSILANRIGEQIASPLINIIDDPTLHEYGYYPFDSEGVQSSKTTLIKDGVLNSYLHSRETAAALGGTPGNCRAQGYSSPIVRMSNTYIDNGDSNFDEMLEEVKDGMYLTGSRGGQVNTGEGIFQFNAEKGYLVENGEVTTLLRDVSLSGKTLEILNNVTLVGNDLKMHSGRCGKGGQLAPVSDGSPHISISKALVGGA
- a CDS encoding TldD/PmbA family protein; this encodes MFDLAEKTLKIAEQLGADEAEVFIIHNRSITADLKRRTIESGKERVSEGIGIRTIVNGAVGFASTNMVERIDDAVKVAVSSARIRESDPDWTALPSNSKYPEVSGTFDKRIDEIGLDECISLTGEMINGALSIPNVNTTSGSFSTTVTRQMIMNTNGVEVVDEGTGVSGFVDVITTEGDISTAYDFEVSRSLDINTFNIGKNAAELALRSQNGMSIEPQKTNVILHPFAFSDILGNTFEPSLDADNVQKGRSSLIGKIGEKIATSELTMIDDGTLHGGIETSISDEEGTPSQRTTIIEKGVFSSYLYDSYTAGKDKTTSTGNGIRHSYASTPSIGSRNLIMEHPQSDIIDETEEGVFINTVIGAHTANAISGDFSVEARNAFTIKDGEIDKPIKSLMLSGNIFDMLSNITGAGKDIRKVGGTVTPSLKISNMSIVG
- a CDS encoding response regulator; this encodes MAENGRTKILVVDDEPDNVELLTAYLSYDYDIIPAYSGREALNILENLQQDLPDLVLMDIMLKDGMDGVEAADHIHVNYNIPLVYITAYADESIMQRAKLTEPFGYILKPFEESELRTNIEIALYKHEMEKKLKESQKWLTAILNNTGDAMIATDEAGYVKFMNPFAEALTGWKQDEVLGKQLKDIFYVESEETGNAVEDPVEKVMREGAFYGLASQTLLVTKSNARIPVDIIGSPIKSENDKLLGVLITFSDISERKKIENLIYKEGM